The genomic window AATAATTTAATTAAGAATAATGGAGATATGGTGGTTAACCATATATAAATAAAAATAACTATATTCAATTTGTTTTAAAACAAATTAAATATAGTTTATTTTTTTACTTTATTATTTTACCATTTTCTATTACAAGTGATTTAAAGTCTAAAGGTTCAGCATATATTGTAAAATTAGTATGATAAATTACCATTCCAGGTTTTGAACCATTTGGTTTTTTTAAATTTCTAACTTTTGTATAATCTACAGGAACCTTTGTAGAATCCTTAGCTTTACTATAATAAGCAGCTAATATAGAGGCTTCTTCGAAAGTTTTATCTTTTATTTCATCTGTACAAACAATTACATGTGATCCTGGAATATTTTTAGTATGAAACCACATAAAGTTTTTATTTGCAAATTTTAAACTTAAATAATCATTTTGAATATTATTTTTACCTATATAAATATCTATACCTTCAGAAGATATAAAGTGTAGTGGTTTAGAAGTTTTATCCTTTTTAGAAGATTTATTTCTATTTCTGAATCTTAAATAGCCAGTTTCAATAAGCTCTTTTTTTATATCTTCAATTTCAATATAATTTTCACAATTTAAAATATTTGTAAGTACAGAGTTAAGATAAGTCAATTCATCTTTATTTTTTTCAAGTTGTTCTAAAGCTGATTCCTCTGATTTCTTTAGTTTATTATATTTCTTATAATACCATTGAATATTTTCAGAAGGAGTTTTATATTCATCTATAGATATAGTAATATACTCTTCATTTTCATTATAAAAATTTAATAAAGATACTTCTTTATCACCCTTTTTTATAGTATATATATATGAAGTAAGTAAATCAGCTTTAATTCTAAATACTTCTTTTTCTTCACATTCCTTTAAAATATTATTTAATTTTTTTTCTTTTTTAGTACACCTATCTATATTAGTATGGATAAGTCTTTGAAGATCTATTGATCTGTTATTTATTCTTTCTTGCTTATCCTTTGTAGCAAAGAATTCATCTAATAGTTCATGTGGACTTGAAAAATCTATTGAAGACATAGATTTTTCATAATTAGATAGAGAAAAGCAGTAAAAGTCTTTATAAATATTATTATTTTTGTATATTTTATAAGATATATTTTTATCTAAATTAAATATAAATTTGCTTATAAATTCATAAATGTTTATAGACGTAAAATTTTTATAAGTTTCAATAAAAGAATTATAAAGAGAAATAGATAGAGGCTTGCTAACACCTGTAAAAATTTCAGTAAATATTAGTTTATTAATTGAAATATTAATATTATTTTCTTTGATAAATCTGTCTAATTCATCTAGTGTAAAGTTAAA from Clostridium septicum includes these protein-coding regions:
- a CDS encoding Rqc2 family fibronectin-binding protein is translated as MALDGIYLYNLVQNLNTLILDSKIDKINQPEKDEIILTLRKDRRNIKLLISASSKFPRMHLTNIVKINPLKAPMFTMVLRKYLIGGRIINIHQIDGDRIVKLEIQATDELGFDSKYFLIIEIMGRHSNISLVRERDNKVMECIKHITPDINTFRVLYPGVNYVYPPKSNKINPFNFTLDELDRFIKENNINISINKLIFTEIFTGVSKPLSISLYNSFIETYKNFTSINIYEFISKFIFNLDKNISYKIYKNNNIYKDFYCFSLSNYEKSMSSIDFSSPHELLDEFFATKDKQERINNRSIDLQRLIHTNIDRCTKKEKKLNNILKECEEKEVFRIKADLLTSYIYTIKKGDKEVSLLNFYNENEEYITISIDEYKTPSENIQWYYKKYNKLKKSEESALEQLEKNKDELTYLNSVLTNILNCENYIEIEDIKKELIETGYLRFRNRNKSSKKDKTSKPLHFISSEGIDIYIGKNNIQNDYLSLKFANKNFMWFHTKNIPGSHVIVCTDEIKDKTFEEASILAAYYSKAKDSTKVPVDYTKVRNLKKPNGSKPGMVIYHTNFTIYAEPLDFKSLVIENGKIIK